One segment of Actinomycetota bacterium DNA contains the following:
- a CDS encoding SIS domain-containing protein — protein sequence MAQEMAEQPEVIAGLVARRDEIAATVAATLPQRHVGTVLVARGSSDYAAVYARYALEAIGGRHAALAAASLHTRYRVTTDLDGFLAIGVSQSGRTPEIVETLERMGGCGARTLAVTNDAGSPLANVADGVLALGAGEEVAVPATKTFTGQVTAFALLAEALGGTPRWPRTDWDRTVDVVGELLTDVEAPAAAAEVLRDVQRLLSVGRGYLYAVALEAALKIAETTSVLATGWSPPDLLHGPIAMAGQQLHVLCHATPGPTFADVAEAAAALRERGATVSAVTQPDADLPVDGALLAVPAGIPEPLTPLVYVVRAQQLAWYLAGLRGIDPDHPPSLQKVTQTR from the coding sequence GCCCAGGAGATGGCGGAACAGCCCGAGGTCATCGCTGGGCTGGTCGCGCGCCGGGATGAGATCGCTGCCACCGTCGCCGCGACGTTGCCGCAACGGCACGTCGGGACCGTCCTGGTCGCAAGGGGGTCGTCGGATTACGCAGCCGTCTACGCCCGGTACGCGCTGGAGGCCATCGGCGGTCGGCACGCGGCTCTGGCGGCTGCGAGCCTGCACACGCGGTACCGGGTGACGACCGACCTCGATGGTTTCCTCGCGATCGGGGTGAGCCAGTCCGGCCGCACGCCCGAGATCGTCGAGACCCTCGAGCGGATGGGCGGATGCGGGGCGCGGACGCTGGCGGTGACCAACGACGCGGGTTCGCCGCTGGCGAACGTGGCCGACGGGGTCCTCGCCCTGGGCGCCGGAGAGGAGGTCGCGGTCCCGGCCACCAAGACGTTCACCGGGCAGGTCACGGCGTTCGCGCTCCTCGCGGAGGCGCTCGGTGGGACGCCCCGCTGGCCTCGTACCGACTGGGACCGCACCGTGGACGTCGTCGGTGAGCTGCTCACCGACGTCGAGGCGCCCGCCGCCGCCGCGGAGGTCCTCCGTGATGTCCAACGGCTGCTGTCGGTGGGACGTGGCTACCTCTACGCGGTGGCCCTCGAAGCCGCCCTGAAGATCGCCGAGACGACGTCGGTGCTCGCCACCGGCTGGTCCCCCCCGGACCTGCTCCACGGTCCGATCGCGATGGCTGGCCAGCAGCTGCACGTGTTGTGCCACGCCACACCCGGTCCCACGTTCGCCGACGTGGCGGAGGCCGCCGCCGCGCTGCGGGAGCGGGGCGCCACCGTGTCGGCCGTGACGCAGCCCGACGCCGACCTGCCGGTCGACGGAGCCTTGCTGGCCGTTCCGGCCGGGATCCCCGAACCGCTGACGCCGCTGGTGTACGTGGTCCGGGCGCAGCAGCTGGCCTGGTACCTCGCCGGATTGCGCGGCATCGACCCCGACCATCCCCCGAGCCTGCAGAAGGTGACACAGACGCGCTGA